A stretch of Thermus oshimai DSM 12092 DNA encodes these proteins:
- a CDS encoding vWA domain-containing protein, whose protein sequence is MRLLRLGVLFLLLLVVLDPRLPRPGRTVYFLDFSPSAREGVFALAERLPREGLYLAFAEEVARLPAPTARRLDLGEGTDLRRAFQEALKLRPDRVVLVSDGLFAPLPPPFPLDAVYVPPRPWVALRLLPPPYPLYGETVGVRVVLEAPRPAEARVRVEGPGGVLERRLLVEGTRVLTYAFPLTEGAEVRAVAEGPWGRSEARAQVAPLDRGRALVLGDEALARVLEAQGFQVDRGPFRLPLEADLVALGVGVLDLPEGAPEALKDFLRQGGGLLFTATPRGLFLGGWDRALPEDFPLRPLGRKGAALVLVLDVSGSMEGEKLALALAGAVELVRSAAPEDWVGVVLFSSSPRILFPPRPMTAQGKKEAESLLLSVRPGGGTVLGPAFREAVRLLEGVPVERKGILVLTDGLLSDPKEPILELAQASRLEVSALALGQDADRAFLEALARRGGGRFYFAARPEELPRLFLREGQEIFQEEGLRGRFPIEARPHPLTEGFRFPPLSFLLPARAEPWAEVLLASGERAVLALGERGAGRVAALATDLSLAWEGWEGLAPFLGGLARHLMGGRKALALYAYPEGEGVRAVALGALEAPRLLVGGEEVPMVPTGPGRFEGVVRGEGVLLDGEKRIPLVLPLPGEWTPRDGRAVLRALAEGSGGRFFEGEVPAPSPQAALPLRPYLLALALLLFLLERLWAYKVAGVTEAPRPSL, encoded by the coding sequence ATGCGCCTCCTCCGGCTGGGGGTCCTCTTCCTCCTCCTCCTTGTTGTCTTGGACCCCAGGCTTCCCCGCCCGGGGCGGACGGTCTACTTTCTGGACTTCTCCCCCTCGGCCCGGGAGGGGGTTTTCGCCCTGGCGGAAAGGCTTCCCCGGGAAGGGCTGTACCTGGCCTTTGCGGAGGAGGTGGCCCGGCTTCCCGCCCCCACCGCCCGGCGGCTGGACCTGGGGGAGGGGACGGACCTGAGGAGGGCCTTCCAGGAGGCCCTAAAGCTCAGGCCCGACCGGGTGGTCCTGGTTTCGGACGGGCTCTTTGCCCCCCTTCCTCCCCCCTTTCCCCTGGACGCGGTCTATGTCCCCCCTAGGCCCTGGGTGGCCCTGCGCCTCCTCCCGCCCCCCTACCCCCTCTACGGGGAGACCGTGGGGGTGCGGGTGGTCCTGGAGGCCCCTAGGCCCGCCGAGGCCCGGGTGCGGGTGGAGGGCCCGGGCGGGGTTTTAGAGCGGCGCCTTTTGGTGGAGGGCACGCGGGTCCTCACCTACGCCTTCCCCCTCACGGAAGGGGCCGAGGTGCGGGCGGTGGCCGAGGGCCCTTGGGGGAGGAGCGAGGCCCGGGCCCAGGTGGCCCCCCTGGACCGGGGGCGGGCCCTGGTCCTGGGGGACGAGGCCCTGGCCCGTGTCCTCGAGGCCCAGGGCTTCCAGGTGGACCGGGGACCCTTCCGCCTCCCCCTGGAGGCGGACCTGGTGGCCCTTGGGGTGGGGGTTTTGGACCTGCCGGAAGGGGCCCCCGAGGCCCTAAAGGACTTCCTCCGCCAGGGGGGCGGCCTCCTCTTCACCGCCACCCCCAGGGGGCTTTTCCTGGGGGGGTGGGACCGGGCCCTCCCGGAGGACTTTCCCTTAAGGCCCTTGGGCCGGAAGGGGGCGGCCTTGGTCCTGGTCCTGGACGTCTCGGGGAGCATGGAGGGGGAAAAGCTGGCCCTGGCCCTTGCGGGGGCGGTGGAGCTGGTGCGGAGCGCGGCCCCCGAGGACTGGGTGGGGGTGGTCCTCTTCAGCTCTTCTCCCAGGATCCTCTTCCCCCCAAGGCCCATGACGGCGCAGGGGAAGAAGGAAGCGGAAAGCCTCCTTCTTTCGGTGCGCCCCGGTGGGGGAACGGTCTTGGGCCCCGCCTTCCGGGAGGCGGTGCGCCTTTTGGAGGGGGTACCCGTGGAGCGGAAGGGGATCCTGGTCCTCACCGACGGCCTCCTTTCCGACCCCAAGGAGCCCATCCTGGAGCTGGCCCAGGCCTCGAGGCTGGAGGTGAGCGCCCTGGCCCTGGGGCAGGACGCGGACCGGGCCTTTTTGGAAGCCCTTGCCCGAAGGGGGGGTGGGCGGTTCTACTTCGCCGCCCGCCCGGAGGAGCTTCCCAGGCTTTTCCTCCGGGAAGGCCAGGAGATCTTCCAGGAAGAGGGGCTGAGGGGGCGTTTCCCCATAGAGGCCAGGCCCCACCCCCTCACAGAGGGCTTCCGCTTTCCCCCCCTTTCCTTCCTCCTCCCCGCCCGGGCGGAGCCCTGGGCGGAGGTCCTCCTCGCCAGCGGCGAGCGGGCGGTTTTGGCCCTGGGGGAGCGGGGGGCGGGGCGGGTGGCCGCCCTGGCCACGGACCTTTCCCTTGCCTGGGAGGGCTGGGAGGGCCTGGCCCCCTTCCTTGGGGGCCTGGCCCGCCACCTCATGGGGGGGAGGAAGGCCCTTGCCCTCTACGCCTACCCGGAAGGGGAGGGGGTGCGGGCGGTGGCCCTGGGGGCCCTGGAGGCCCCGCGCCTCCTCGTGGGGGGCGAGGAGGTCCCCATGGTGCCCACGGGCCCCGGGCGGTTTGAGGGGGTGGTGCGGGGGGAAGGGGTCCTCCTGGATGGGGAAAAGCGCATTCCCCTGGTCCTCCCCCTCCCCGGGGAGTGGACCCCCAGGGACGGGCGGGCGGTCCTAAGGGCCCTGGCCGAGGGGAGCGGGGGGCGGTTCTTTGAGGGGGAGGTCCCCGCCCCCTCCCCTCAGGCCGCCCTCCCCCTAAGGCCCTACCTCCTGGCCCTGGCCCTCCTCCTCTTCCTCCTGGAACGCCTTTGGGCCTACAAGGTGGCGGGGGTTACGGAAGCCCCCCGCCCTTCCCTTTAA
- a CDS encoding MBL fold metallo-hydrolase, producing MERRAFLKGVNLLAAAAGMGGAWAQAPSPKGVQGGGFYRFPLGRYTVTVLSDGQSAPGPLLPSWGANPELQEEFRRVLLEHFLDPNATPNNFNPVLVDTGSARLLVDTGRGQGGRLLEHLALAGYAPGDLTHVFLTHGHPDHIGGLVDGGGRPAFPNALHLMGRVDLDYWLKNPTPAVERALFPLRERIRPVEDGEEILPGVRAVASFGHTPGHMSLEVLSEGQKLFIFGDAAGHYLLSLRFPQAYLGFDMDRAQVVATRARLFRKVAEEKALLTAYHFPWPALGYLRPLGEGYEFVPAFFRF from the coding sequence ATGGAGCGAAGGGCTTTTCTCAAGGGCGTGAACCTTTTGGCCGCCGCGGCGGGGATGGGGGGGGCGTGGGCCCAGGCCCCAAGCCCCAAGGGGGTTCAGGGGGGCGGGTTTTACCGCTTCCCTTTGGGCCGCTACACCGTGACCGTCCTCTCCGACGGCCAGTCGGCCCCGGGGCCCCTCCTTCCGAGCTGGGGGGCGAACCCCGAACTCCAGGAGGAGTTCCGCCGGGTCCTTCTGGAACACTTCCTGGACCCCAACGCCACCCCCAACAACTTCAACCCCGTCCTGGTGGACACGGGTAGCGCCCGGCTCCTGGTGGACACCGGGCGGGGCCAGGGGGGGAGGCTTCTTGAGCACCTGGCCCTGGCGGGCTACGCCCCTGGCGACCTTACCCACGTCTTCCTCACCCACGGCCACCCCGACCACATCGGGGGCTTGGTGGACGGAGGGGGGAGGCCCGCTTTCCCGAACGCCCTCCACCTCATGGGCCGGGTGGACCTGGACTACTGGCTGAAAAACCCCACCCCTGCGGTGGAGCGGGCCCTTTTCCCCTTACGGGAGCGCATCCGGCCGGTGGAGGACGGGGAGGAGATCCTCCCCGGGGTGCGGGCCGTGGCCTCCTTCGGCCACACCCCCGGGCACATGAGCCTCGAGGTCCTCTCGGAGGGGCAGAAGCTCTTCATCTTCGGGGATGCCGCCGGGCACTACCTCCTCTCCCTGCGCTTCCCCCAGGCCTACCTGGGCTTTGACATGGACCGGGCCCAGGTGGTGGCCACCCGGGCCCGGCTCTTCCGCAAGGTGGCCGAGGAGAAGGCCCTCCTCACCGCCTACCACTTCCCCTGGCCCGCCCTGGGCTACCTCCGCCCCTTGGGGGAGGGGTACGAGTTCGTCCCCGCCTTCTTCAGGTTCTAA
- a CDS encoding PaaI family thioesterase — translation MKAVQLYYPPEWAHCYGCGYLNAQGLRIETHWHPERGESETRFTPKPYHTAVPGFVYGGLLASLVDCHSTATAAAAKAQAEGLSLEAHPLRFVTASLKVDYLKPTPLGPELLLVGRAREVKGKKVVVETELFAEGVLTVRGEAVLVQIGEGFGRSGSAPGGG, via the coding sequence ATGAAGGCGGTCCAGCTCTACTACCCCCCGGAGTGGGCCCACTGCTACGGGTGCGGCTACCTAAACGCCCAGGGGCTCCGTATAGAAACCCACTGGCACCCCGAGCGGGGGGAAAGCGAAACCCGCTTCACCCCGAAGCCCTACCACACCGCCGTCCCTGGCTTCGTCTACGGGGGGCTTCTCGCCTCCTTGGTGGACTGCCATTCCACGGCCACCGCCGCCGCGGCCAAGGCCCAGGCGGAGGGGCTTAGCCTCGAGGCCCACCCCCTGCGCTTCGTCACCGCCAGCCTCAAGGTGGACTACCTGAAGCCCACCCCCCTGGGCCCGGAGCTCCTCCTGGTGGGCCGGGCCCGGGAGGTGAAGGGGAAGAAGGTGGTGGTGGAAACCGAGCTCTTCGCCGAGGGGGTCCTTACGGTTCGCGGCGAGGCGGTTCTCGTTCAGATCGGCGAGGGTTTCGGTCGTTCAGGATCCGCTCCAGGTGGCGGATAA
- a CDS encoding cobalamin B12-binding domain-containing protein: MDRRIRVLIAKPGLDGHDRGAKVVARALRDAGMEVIYTGLRQTPEMIVSAAIQEDVDAIGLSILSGAHMHYFREVKRLLEEQGASDILLFGGGIIPDEDVPKLKALGVAAVFGPGTSTQEIVDFLKAKVPERWRAQGLS; encoded by the coding sequence ATGGACCGGCGCATACGGGTGCTCATCGCCAAACCAGGCCTGGACGGCCACGACCGGGGGGCCAAGGTGGTGGCCCGGGCCCTAAGGGACGCGGGGATGGAGGTCATCTACACCGGGCTCCGCCAGACCCCGGAGATGATCGTCTCCGCGGCCATCCAGGAGGACGTGGACGCCATCGGGCTTTCCATCCTCTCCGGAGCCCACATGCACTACTTCCGGGAGGTGAAAAGGCTTCTGGAAGAGCAGGGGGCCTCGGACATCCTCCTCTTCGGGGGGGGCATCATCCCCGACGAGGACGTGCCCAAGCTGAAGGCCCTGGGGGTGGCCGCGGTCTTCGGGCCGGGGACCAGCACCCAGGAGATCGTGGACTTCCTCAAGGCCAAGGTGCCCGAGCGCTGGAGGGCCCAGGGGCTTTCATGA
- a CDS encoding acyl-CoA mutase large subunit family protein, which yields MRKKHDWLRETYRKSLEKMPERPVAHRTLSEIAPEPLYTPEDIGVLDPEYEEKRGFPGEYPYTRGVYGSMYRSKLWTMRMFAGFGTAEQTNERFKKLLKAGQTGLSVAFDLPTLMGYDSDHPLSKGEVGKCGVAVSSLADMEILFEGINLEEVTTSMTINSPANAIWAMYLAVAKKKGYDWKKLGGTIQNDILKEFIAQKEFIFPPEPSVKLVIDTFEWGPKNVPKWNFISVSGYHIREAGSTAVQELAWTLADGFEYVEAALKRGLDIDEFAPRISFFFDVHNDFFEEIAKFRAARRIWAKEMRHRYGAKRPESWMLRTHAQTAGVSLTAQQPLNNIARVAIQALAAVLGGTNSLHTDAYDEALALPTEESATIALRTQQIIAYETGVTHTIDPLAGSYYVEWLTDEMERQAMAIIEEIRRMGGVVRAIEEGYFLRELAEASYRYQQEVERKERIIVGVNAFTDEIPLKVPIQLVDPEVERVQAERLARVRRERDPKRAEEALKALRQAAVEGQNTMPYFVDCALAYCTLGEMMDVLREVYGTYQEPAYV from the coding sequence ATGCGCAAAAAGCACGACTGGCTCAGGGAAACCTACCGGAAGAGCCTGGAAAAGATGCCCGAGAGGCCCGTGGCCCACCGCACCCTCTCGGAGATCGCCCCCGAGCCCCTCTACACCCCGGAGGACATCGGGGTCCTGGACCCCGAGTACGAGGAGAAGCGGGGCTTCCCCGGGGAGTACCCCTACACCCGGGGGGTCTACGGCTCCATGTACCGGTCCAAGCTCTGGACCATGCGCATGTTCGCGGGCTTCGGCACCGCGGAGCAGACCAACGAGCGCTTTAAAAAGCTCCTCAAAGCGGGGCAGACGGGGCTTTCCGTGGCCTTTGACCTCCCCACCCTCATGGGCTACGACTCCGACCACCCCCTTTCCAAGGGGGAGGTGGGGAAGTGCGGGGTGGCGGTGTCCAGCCTGGCGGACATGGAGATCCTCTTTGAGGGGATCAACCTCGAGGAGGTCACCACCTCCATGACCATCAACTCCCCGGCCAACGCCATCTGGGCCATGTACCTGGCGGTGGCCAAGAAGAAGGGCTACGACTGGAAGAAGCTTGGGGGGACCATCCAGAACGACATCCTCAAGGAGTTCATCGCCCAAAAGGAGTTCATCTTCCCCCCGGAGCCCAGCGTAAAGCTGGTCATAGACACCTTTGAGTGGGGGCCCAAGAACGTCCCCAAGTGGAACTTCATCTCCGTTTCCGGCTACCACATCCGCGAGGCGGGCTCCACCGCGGTGCAGGAGCTGGCCTGGACCCTGGCGGACGGGTTTGAGTACGTGGAGGCCGCGCTTAAGCGGGGCCTGGACATCGACGAGTTCGCCCCCCGGATCAGCTTCTTCTTTGACGTGCACAACGACTTCTTTGAGGAGATCGCCAAGTTCCGCGCGGCCCGGCGCATCTGGGCCAAGGAGATGCGCCACCGCTACGGGGCCAAGCGCCCGGAGAGCTGGATGCTCCGCACCCACGCCCAGACCGCCGGGGTCTCCCTCACCGCCCAGCAACCCCTGAACAACATCGCCCGGGTGGCCATCCAGGCCCTGGCCGCGGTCCTGGGGGGGACCAACAGCCTCCACACCGACGCCTACGACGAGGCCCTGGCCCTCCCCACGGAGGAGTCCGCCACCATCGCCCTAAGGACCCAGCAGATCATCGCCTACGAGACCGGGGTCACCCACACCATAGACCCCCTGGCGGGGAGCTACTACGTGGAGTGGCTCACGGACGAGATGGAGCGCCAGGCCATGGCCATCATTGAGGAGATCCGGCGCATGGGCGGGGTGGTGCGGGCCATCGAGGAGGGCTACTTCCTAAGGGAGCTCGCCGAGGCCAGCTACCGCTACCAGCAGGAGGTGGAGCGGAAAGAGCGCATCATCGTGGGGGTGAACGCCTTCACCGACGAGATCCCCCTAAAGGTCCCCATCCAGCTTGTGGACCCCGAGGTGGAAAGGGTGCAGGCGGAAAGGCTGGCCCGCGTGCGGCGGGAGCGCGACCCCAAGCGGGCGGAGGAGGCCCTAAAGGCCCTAAGGCAGGCGGCGGTGGAAGGGCAGAACACCATGCCCTACTTCGTGGACTGCGCCCTGGCCTACTGCACCTTGGGGGAGATGATGGACGTTCTCCGGGAGGTCTACGGCACCTACCAGGAGCCCGCCTACGTCTGA
- a CDS encoding cation diffusion facilitator family transporter — protein MGRRLATLSLLVALLVLGLKLLAYRLTGSVALLSDALESTVNVAAALLALTALRIAEKPPDHNHPFGHTKAEYFSAVAEGVLVVLAALLIAKEALPRLLQPLPLEGLGPGMGLNLLATGLNALLALLLIGKGKALRSPALTADGYHVLSDVLTSLGVLLGVGLAWATGRWWLDPLLALLVAGHILLIGLRLVRQSVGGLMDEGLGPEELSRIQEVLKAHLAQGALEVHDLKTRRAGPKAFLEFHLVVPGRMSVEEAHRLCDRLEEELKKAVPGLSVTIHVEPESERQG, from the coding sequence ATGGGCAGACGCCTGGCCACCCTAAGCCTCCTGGTGGCCCTCCTGGTCCTGGGGCTCAAGCTTCTCGCCTACCGCCTCACGGGCTCGGTGGCCCTCCTCTCCGATGCCCTGGAGTCCACGGTGAACGTGGCCGCGGCCCTCCTCGCCCTCACCGCCCTCCGCATCGCGGAAAAACCCCCGGACCACAACCACCCCTTCGGCCACACCAAGGCCGAGTACTTCTCCGCGGTGGCGGAAGGGGTCCTGGTGGTCCTGGCCGCCCTTCTCATCGCCAAGGAGGCCCTGCCCCGCCTCCTCCAGCCCCTGCCCCTCGAGGGCCTTGGCCCCGGAATGGGCCTGAACCTCCTGGCCACGGGCCTGAACGCCCTCTTGGCCCTCCTCCTCATCGGGAAGGGGAAGGCCCTCCGCTCCCCCGCCCTCACCGCGGACGGGTACCACGTCCTCTCGGATGTCCTCACCTCCCTGGGGGTCCTCCTCGGGGTGGGCCTGGCCTGGGCCACCGGGCGCTGGTGGCTGGACCCCCTTCTGGCCCTCCTAGTGGCGGGGCACATCCTCCTCATCGGCCTCCGCCTGGTGCGGCAGTCTGTGGGTGGGCTTATGGACGAGGGGCTGGGGCCGGAGGAGCTTAGCCGCATCCAGGAGGTGCTTAAGGCCCACCTGGCCCAGGGCGCCTTAGAGGTCCACGACCTCAAGACCCGCCGGGCGGGGCCCAAGGCCTTTCTGGAGTTCCACCTGGTGGTGCCGGGGAGGATGTCCGTGGAGGAGGCCCACCGGCTTTGCGACCGCCTGGAGGAGGAGTTGAAGAAGGCGGTGCCGGGGCTTTCCGTCACGATCCACGTGGAGCCGGAAAGCGAGCGCCAGGGATAA
- the lysS gene encoding lysine--tRNA ligase — protein MNEQTRQRLLNLEALVEAGFEPYPYRFPKTHAALEILEDKKGAPPGTEWPEEVALAGRILALRRMGKVTFAHLQDESGRIQLYFAKDTTPQYELLKKLDVGDLLGVKGTVFTTKTGEVTVKVLSWTPLVKSLHPLPDKWHGLKDKEARYRRRYLDLIMNPEAKEVFRKRSEMVRYIRRFFEEKGFLEVETPILQPTTGGAEARPFKTYHNALDHEFFLRISLELYLKRLLVGGFEKVFEIGRNFRNEGIDHNHNPEFTMLEAYWAYADYLDMLALVEELLSGLALALMGSHQVPYGGRTLNFQPPFRRISFVESLKEAAGLPFDPLDLDRLRLWADAHHPELAQVPAYKLLDKLFGIYVEPSLQDPTFVMDFPLVLSPLAKRHREKPGLTERWDLYIGGMEIAPCYSELNDALDQRERFLEQARRRKEGDEEAPEPDEDFLLALEYGMPPAAGLGLGIDRLAMIFTDQPSLRDVLLFPLMKPRKEGEAEEA, from the coding sequence ATGAACGAGCAGACGCGCCAGCGCCTTCTCAACCTCGAGGCCCTGGTGGAGGCGGGCTTTGAGCCCTACCCCTACCGCTTCCCCAAGACCCACGCGGCCCTGGAGATCCTAGAGGACAAAAAGGGCGCCCCCCCGGGAACGGAGTGGCCGGAGGAGGTGGCCCTGGCCGGGCGCATCCTGGCCCTGAGGCGGATGGGCAAGGTCACCTTCGCCCACCTCCAGGACGAGTCCGGCCGCATCCAGCTCTACTTCGCCAAGGACACCACCCCCCAGTACGAGCTCCTGAAAAAGCTGGACGTGGGGGACCTCCTGGGGGTGAAGGGCACGGTCTTCACCACCAAGACCGGGGAGGTCACGGTGAAGGTCCTCTCCTGGACCCCCCTGGTGAAAAGCCTCCACCCCCTGCCGGACAAGTGGCACGGCCTCAAGGACAAGGAGGCCCGCTACCGGAGGCGCTACCTGGACCTCATCATGAACCCCGAGGCCAAGGAGGTCTTCCGGAAGCGCTCCGAGATGGTCCGGTACATCCGGCGCTTCTTTGAGGAAAAGGGGTTCTTGGAGGTGGAAACCCCCATCCTCCAGCCCACCACCGGGGGGGCGGAGGCTAGGCCCTTCAAGACCTACCACAACGCCCTGGACCACGAGTTCTTCCTGCGCATCTCCTTAGAGCTTTACCTCAAGCGCCTCCTCGTGGGGGGGTTTGAGAAGGTCTTTGAGATCGGGCGCAACTTCCGCAACGAGGGGATCGACCACAACCACAACCCCGAGTTCACCATGCTGGAGGCCTACTGGGCCTACGCGGACTACCTGGACATGCTGGCCCTGGTGGAGGAGCTCCTCTCGGGGCTGGCCCTGGCCCTTATGGGAAGCCACCAGGTGCCCTACGGGGGAAGGACCCTCAACTTCCAGCCCCCCTTCCGGCGCATCTCCTTCGTGGAAAGCCTGAAGGAGGCCGCGGGCCTCCCCTTTGACCCCCTGGACCTGGACAGGCTCCGCCTCTGGGCGGACGCCCACCACCCCGAGCTCGCCCAGGTGCCCGCCTACAAGCTCCTGGACAAGCTCTTCGGGATCTACGTGGAGCCCAGCCTCCAGGACCCCACCTTCGTCATGGACTTCCCCCTCGTCCTAAGCCCCCTGGCCAAGCGCCACCGGGAAAAGCCCGGGCTTACCGAGCGCTGGGACCTCTACATCGGGGGCATGGAGATCGCCCCCTGCTACTCCGAGCTGAACGACGCCCTGGACCAGCGGGAGCGCTTCCTGGAGCAGGCAAGAAGGCGCAAGGAGGGGGACGAGGAGGCCCCCGAGCCCGACGAGGACTTCCTCCTGGCCCTGGAGTACGGCATGCCCCCCGCGGCGGGGCTAGGCCTCGGCATTGACCGCCTGGCCATGATCTTCACCGACCAGCCCTCCTTAAGGGATGTCCTCCTCTTCCCCCTCATGAAGCCCAGGAAAGAGGGGGAAGCCGAGGAGGCGTAA
- a CDS encoding GreA/GreB family elongation factor, which yields MAREVKLTKAGYERLMQQLLQERERLQEATRILQELMESSDDYDDSGLEAAKQEKARIEARIDSLEDILSRAVILEGVGGETIGLGSVVVLEDPLSGERLEVQVVSPAEANVLETPMKISDASPMGRALLGHRVGDVLTLETPKGKREFRVVDIRA from the coding sequence ATGGCGCGCGAGGTGAAGCTCACCAAGGCCGGTTACGAGCGGCTCATGCAGCAGCTTCTGCAGGAAAGGGAACGGCTCCAGGAGGCCACCCGCATCCTGCAGGAGCTCATGGAATCCTCCGACGACTACGACGACTCGGGGCTGGAGGCGGCCAAGCAGGAAAAGGCCCGCATTGAGGCCCGCATTGACAGCCTCGAGGACATCCTCTCCCGGGCGGTCATCCTGGAGGGGGTGGGCGGGGAGACCATCGGCCTGGGCTCGGTGGTGGTCCTGGAAGACCCCTTGAGCGGGGAAAGGCTGGAGGTGCAGGTGGTCTCCCCCGCGGAGGCCAACGTCCTGGAAACCCCCATGAAGATCTCCGACGCCTCCCCCATGGGCCGGGCCCTCCTGGGCCACCGGGTGGGGGACGTGCTCACCCTGGAAACCCCCAAGGGCAAGCGGGAGTTCAGGGTGGTGGACATCCGCGCATGA
- a CDS encoding diacylglycerol kinase — MGRVPPRPREDPRPLKGVLRSFGYALEGLRYAWRVQRNFRLEAYLGLLALLLALWLGVDPLPILLFSALVLSLELMNTALEALVDLTSPVYHPLAKAAKDAAAAAVLLASLFALLGGLYLFLPPLLRRLGLS, encoded by the coding sequence TTGGGCCGGGTTCCACCGCGTCCAAGAGAGGATCCTAGACCTCTAAAGGGGGTCCTGCGCTCCTTCGGCTACGCCCTGGAGGGGCTCCGCTACGCCTGGCGGGTGCAGCGGAACTTCCGCCTCGAGGCCTACCTGGGCCTTCTCGCCCTCCTCCTCGCCCTCTGGCTCGGGGTGGACCCCCTCCCCATCCTCCTCTTCAGCGCCCTGGTGCTCTCCCTGGAGCTCATGAACACCGCCCTGGAGGCCCTTGTGGACCTCACGAGCCCCGTCTACCACCCCCTGGCCAAGGCGGCCAAGGACGCGGCCGCGGCCGCGGTGCTCCTGGCGAGCCTCTTCGCCCTCCTTGGGGGGCTCTACCTCTTCCTCCCCCCCCTCCTCCGGCGGCTTGGGCTAAGCTAG
- the ybeY gene encoding rRNA maturation RNase YbeY: MVTVVANKKPPRGLRPRLRRALGRLMEELGVGDKGVTVVLSGDRRLRALKRAWWGEDEATDVLSFPHYEPGDPFIPPHLGDIWISLDTAKRQAEARGASLEEEVLVLAAHGLWHLLGHDHQKEEDWAGFHRVQERILDL, encoded by the coding sequence ATGGTGACGGTGGTGGCCAACAAGAAGCCCCCTAGGGGCCTGCGCCCGAGGCTTAGGCGGGCCCTGGGAAGGCTCATGGAGGAGCTCGGGGTGGGGGACAAGGGGGTGACGGTGGTCCTCTCCGGGGACCGGCGCTTAAGGGCCCTGAAGCGGGCGTGGTGGGGGGAGGACGAGGCCACGGACGTCCTCTCCTTCCCCCACTACGAGCCCGGGGACCCCTTCATCCCCCCCCACCTCGGGGACATCTGGATCAGCCTGGACACCGCCAAAAGGCAGGCCGAGGCCCGGGGGGCGAGCCTCGAGGAGGAGGTCCTGGTGCTCGCGGCCCACGGCCTGTGGCACCTCCTCGGCCACGACCACCAGAAGGAGGAGGATTGGGCCGGGTTCCACCGCGTCCAAGAGAGGATCCTAGACCTCTAA
- a CDS encoding glycosyltransferase, with product MTGDFFFGVFLFLLLRFLSLFYNLLRFPALRPRPTPPSPTASLLVPARNEAENLRRTLPRLLRQNALEVLVLDDLSEDGTGAVAEALGRGHPGFRLLRGAPPPPGWTGKNWACFQLAQAARGEVLVFTDADVFWEEGALGGLLEALEGREALSALPRQEPMDPLGGGVVAFVMGSLLSTLPHPFLEALRVANGQVLAFRREAYFRFGGHKAVRGEVLEDVALARRVGAYGLFLGVGLFSTRMYRNYREAVEGFAKNFLPIHLKNPLVLLGSAFYHLALYTLPWLLGRPELGALGVLERLLVQRALKGPLWPALLTPLLPLLLLPIYLKALLPGRRWKGRPVY from the coding sequence GTGACCGGGGACTTCTTCTTCGGGGTCTTCCTCTTCCTCCTCCTACGGTTCCTGAGCCTTTTCTACAACCTCCTCCGCTTCCCCGCCCTAAGGCCCCGCCCCACGCCCCCCTCCCCCACCGCCTCCCTCCTCGTCCCGGCGCGGAACGAGGCGGAAAACCTAAGGCGCACCCTCCCCCGCCTCCTCCGCCAAAACGCCCTGGAGGTGCTGGTACTGGACGACCTCTCGGAGGACGGCACCGGGGCGGTGGCCGAGGCCCTAGGAAGGGGGCACCCCGGCTTCCGCCTCCTCCGGGGCGCCCCGCCCCCTCCGGGCTGGACGGGGAAGAACTGGGCCTGCTTCCAGCTGGCCCAGGCGGCCCGGGGGGAGGTCCTGGTCTTCACCGACGCGGACGTCTTCTGGGAGGAGGGGGCCTTGGGGGGGCTTTTGGAGGCCTTGGAGGGGCGGGAGGCCCTTTCCGCCCTCCCCCGGCAGGAGCCCATGGACCCCTTGGGGGGCGGGGTGGTGGCCTTCGTCATGGGAAGCCTCCTCTCCACCCTCCCCCACCCCTTTCTGGAGGCCCTGAGGGTGGCCAACGGCCAGGTCCTGGCCTTCCGGCGGGAGGCCTACTTCCGCTTCGGGGGGCACAAGGCGGTGCGGGGCGAGGTCCTGGAGGACGTGGCCCTGGCCCGGCGGGTAGGGGCGTACGGGCTTTTCCTGGGGGTGGGGCTCTTCTCCACCCGCATGTACCGGAACTACCGGGAGGCGGTGGAGGGCTTCGCCAAGAACTTCCTCCCCATCCACCTGAAAAACCCCCTGGTCCTCCTGGGCTCGGCCTTCTACCACCTGGCCCTCTACACCCTCCCCTGGCTCCTCGGCCGGCCCGAGCTCGGGGCCTTGGGGGTGCTGGAGCGGCTCCTGGTGCAAAGGGCCCTAAAGGGGCCCCTCTGGCCCGCCCTCCTCACCCCCCTTCTGCCCCTTCTTCTCCTTCCCATCTACCTGAAGGCCCTCCTTCCGGGCCGGCGCTGGAAGGGGCGGCCGGTATACTGA